One Mailhella massiliensis DNA segment encodes these proteins:
- a CDS encoding GNAT family N-acetyltransferase, whose amino-acid sequence MELRLITRDKKRFLPLLLEADEQESMIDRYLERGELFVFFQHEEPAAVAVVTKEAEGVYELKNLAVAGTLRRRGIGRRMVEALFALYRGCGIMLVGTGDSPMTLGFYRACGFAFSHVEKDFFVKNYDHPIVENGKRLTDMIYLKKTL is encoded by the coding sequence ATGGAACTGCGCCTCATCACCCGCGATAAAAAACGCTTTCTGCCCCTGCTTCTGGAAGCGGACGAGCAGGAAAGCATGATAGACCGCTATCTGGAACGCGGAGAGCTTTTCGTCTTTTTTCAGCATGAGGAACCTGCGGCCGTGGCCGTGGTCACGAAGGAGGCGGAAGGCGTGTATGAGCTGAAAAATCTTGCCGTGGCCGGAACGCTGCGCCGCAGAGGCATAGGCAGGCGCATGGTGGAGGCGCTTTTCGCCCTCTACAGAGGTTGCGGCATCATGCTGGTGGGCACGGGCGATTCCCCCATGACCCTCGGCTTCTACAGGGCCTGCGGCTTTGCCTTCTCTCATGTGGAAAAGGACTTCTTTGTGAAGAACTACGACCACCCCATCGTGGAGAACGGCAAAAGACTCACGGATATGATCTACCTGAAAAAAACGCTGTAG